A part of Gossypium hirsutum isolate 1008001.06 chromosome A07, Gossypium_hirsutum_v2.1, whole genome shotgun sequence genomic DNA contains:
- the LOC107944654 gene encoding uncharacterized vacuolar membrane protein YML018C — MGLRYKAGLFLIGTVVVIWVTSAEVTQDIFADYKQPFAVTYLGASLMVIYLPIAFIKDWVCNLLRRRSSKTVKDIESTDETSNELNSPLRHKIYEMELQGTLVRKDSDADFSPHIEGKPLVSKQKDEVQFLKQDKQLTTSEIATIGFYIAPIWFVTEYLSNAALARTSVASTTVLSSTSGLFTLFIGAFLGQDSLNVAKVVAVFVSMAGVVMTTLGKTWAADDSIGSVNGKRSLVGDLFGLLSAMSYGLFTVLLKKFAGEEGERVDVQKLFGYIGLFTLVALWWLVWPLTALGIEPKFTIPHSAKLDEVVLANGFVGSVLSDYFWALCVVWTTPLVATLGMSLTIPLAMVADMLIHSRHYSAIYILGSAQVFAGFVIANLSDWMSRKLGL, encoded by the exons ATGGGTTTGAGATATAAGGCTGGCTTGTTCTTGATAGGTACCGTTGTTGTTATTTGGGTAACTTCTGCAGAAGTAACCCAG GATATCTTTGCTGACTATAAGCAGCCATTTGCGGTTACATATCTTGGAGCTTCTCTTATGGTAATTTACCTTCCAATAGCGTTTATAAAGGATTGGGTATGTAACTTGCTAAGACGTCGTTCttctaaaactgttaaagatataGAAAGCACAGATGAGACTTCCAACGAACTCAATTCTCCTCTAAGGcacaaaatatatgaaatggaACTTCAAGGGACTTTGGTTAGGAAGGACAGTGATGCAGATTTTTCACCTCACATAGAGGGTAAGCCGTTGGTTTCTAAACAAAAAGATGAAGTGCAGTTTCTGAAACAGGACAAACAGCTTACTACAAGTGAGATTGCTACCATTGGATTTTATATTGCTCCTATCTGGTTTGTAACAGAG TATTTATCAAATGCTGCTCTTGCACGTACAAGTGTTGCAAGTACAACAGTGCTGTCCTCTACTTCAGGActttttacactttttattggTGCTTTTCTGGGTCAAGATTCATTAAATGTTGCAAAGGTGGTTGCTGTATTTGTCAGCATGGCTGGTGTTGTCATGACCACTCTGGGAAAAACTTGGGCTGCTGATGATTCTATAGGTTCTGT CAATGGGAAACGCTCTCTTGTTGGCGATCTTTTTGGCCTCCTATCAGCCATGTCATATGGCTTATTTACAG TTCTGCTTAAGAAGTTTGCAGGCGAGGAAGGAGAAAGGGTTGATGTTCAAAAATTGTTTGGATATATTGGACTCTTTACACTTGTAGCACTATGGTGGCTTG TTTGGCCTTTGACAGCCTTGGGAATAGAACCCAAATTTACAATTCCACACTCTGCTAAATTGGATGAAGTAGTCCTCGCAAACGGCTTTGTTGGAAGTGTCCTCTCTGACTATTTTTG GGCCTTATGTGTTGTGTGGACGACTCCTCTAGTAGCCACATTAGGCATGTCACTTACCATCCCTCTTGCAATGGTGGCTGATATGCTCATTCACAGCCGTCATTACTCGGCAATTTACATTCTTGGCTCAGCTCAG GTGTTTGCTGGATTTGTAATAGCAAATCTTTCAGATTGGATGTCAAGAAAGTTGGGATTGTAG
- the LOC107956583 gene encoding ACT domain-containing protein ACR2 — translation MMVCWPYFDPEFDNLPEKIYGPPCRVCIDNDSMEECTVIKVDSVNKQGILLEVVQVLTNINLTILKSYISSDAGWFMDVFHVKDEHGDKIRDQNVINYIQQAIGTVREIENTVKAMTYRNDVFNSDQLSEHTAIEMKGTDRPGLFSEISAALADLHCNIVEAHAWSHNARLACVAYISDQSTDTPIDDPHRLATIEGHLTTVLRATTTPTQSESEIASPQEVKTAEFGEGTNMTDVERRLHQLMLSAGDFHRPEFVAMTPPPSPRSDGDEEGRKTVVSIENCHEKWYSIVSIECKDRPRLMFDTVCTFTDMQYVIFHASISSRDGRSLQEYFIRHVDGNALSSESEKEKVIKCLEAAIERRVCEGVRLELSAENRVGLLSDITRVLRENGLSVVRADVKTQGEKAVNAFYLKDILGNEVDTNVVELVKKEMDDVIDFEVKNDGGGGSSSQQGWCLSSSPPQRSPGLFSLGDVLKSQIQRFSHNFIPTN, via the exons ATGATGGTTTGTTGGCCTTACTTTGATCCTGAATTTGATAATCTCCCAGAGAAAATATATGGTCCCCC ATGTAGAGTTTGCATTGACAATGACAGCATGGAGGAATGCACGGTGATAAAG GTAGATAGCGTGAACAAGCAAGGGATCCTCCTGGAAGTGGTGCAGGTGTTGACAAATATTAATCTTACCATCTTAAAAAGTTACATTTCCTCTGACGCTGGATGGTTCATGGATG TCTTTCATGTTAAAGATGAGCACGGCGACAAAATCAGAGATCAAAATGTAATTAACTATATCCAGCAG GCCATAGGTACAGTTAGAGAGATCGAAAACACGGTGAAGGCCATGACCTATCGCAATGACGTATTCAACTCCGATCAACTGAGCGAGCACACCGCTATAGAAATGAAAGGAACCGATCGACCGGGTCTATTTTCGGAGATATCAGCAGCCTTAGCTGATCTCCACTGTAACATTGTCGAGGCACATGCATGGAGCCACAATGCTCGTTTGGCTTGCGTGGCCTACATTTCCGATCAATCCACCGACACCCCGATCGACGATCCCCACCGCCTTGCCACCATCGAGGGCCACCTCACCACTGTACTACGAGCCACAACTACACCTACCCAAAGTGAGTCGGAAATAGCCAGCCCACAAGAAGTCAAGACAGCTGAGTTTGGTGAAGGGACCAATATGACCGATGTGGAACGCAGGTTACACCAACTTATGCTATCAGCAGGTGATTTCCATAGGCCAGAATTTGTGGCAATGACGCCGCCACCATCACCAAGATCAGACGGTGATGAAGAAGGAAGAAAAACGGTTGTATCAATTGAGAACTGTCACGAAAAATGGTACTCCATCGTCAGCATTGAATGTAAAGATAGACCCAGGCTCATGTTTGATACAGTGTGTACGTTTACTGATATGCAATACGTGATTTTCCATGCATCAATCAGTTCCCGCGATGGCAGATCCTTGCAG GAATACTTCATAAGACATGTAGACGGAAACGCTTTGAGTTCTGAAAGTGAGAAAGAGAAGGTTATAAAATGCTTGGAAGCAGCTATTGAGCGACGGGTTTGCGAG GGGGTTCGACTAGAACTGAGTGCAGAGAATCGGGTCGGGTTATTGTCGGACATAACTCGGGTTCTAAGGGAAAACGGCCTGAGTGTAGTAAGAGCAGATGTGAAAACCCAAGGAGAAAAGGCAGTGAATGCTTTCTACTTGAAAGACATTTTGGGGAATGAAGTCGACACAAATGTGGTGGAGTTGGTGAAGAAAGAGATGGACGACGTTATAGACTTTGAAGTGAAGAACGATGGTGGGGGTGGCAGCAGCAGTCAGCAAGGTTGGTGCCTGTCAAGCTCGCCACCGCAAAGGTCGCCGGGACTCTTCTCTCTTGGAGACGTTCTTAAGTCTCAAATCCAACGCTTTTCTCATAATTTTATCCCTACCAATTAG
- the LOC107958571 gene encoding vesicle-associated membrane protein 711 — protein sequence MAILYALVARGSVVLAEFTAASTNASAIARQILEKIPGENDSHVSYSQDRYIFHVKRTDGLTVLCMADESAGRRIPFAFLEDIHQRFVRTYGRAVFSALPYGMNDEFSRVLSQQMEYYSSDPNADRINRLKGEMSQVRNVMIENIDKVLERGDRLELLVDKTANMQGNTFRFRKQTRRFRNTVWWRNVKLTVALIILLLIIIYVVLAFVCRGITLPSCLK from the exons atggCGATACTATACGCGCTGGTTGCGCGTGGATCGGTGGTGCTGGCGGAGTTTACGGCGGCGTCTACGAACGCTAGCGCGATTGCCAGGCAGATTCTAGAGAAAATACCTGGAGAAAACGACTCTCACGTTTCGTATTCACAAGATCGGTACATCTTCCACGTCAAACGCACCGATGGACTCACCGTTCTTTGTATGGCTGACGAAAGTGCCGGAA GGCGCATTCCTTTTGCATTTCTTGAAGACATTCATCAGAGATTTGTGAGGACTTATGGCCGAGCTGTCTTTTCAGCCCTTccttatggcatgaatgatgaaTTTTCAAGGGTTTTGAGTCAACAAATGGAATACTACTCGAGTGACCCTAATGCTGATAGGATAAATCGACTAAAAGGTGAAATGAGTCAG GTGAGAAACGTAATGATAGAGAATATTGATAAAGTTTTGGAGAGAGGTGATCGGTTAGAATTGCTGGTTGACAAAACTGCCAACATGCAAGGAAATACCTTTCGCTTCCGAAAGCAAACTCGCCGTTTTAGAAACACAGTATGGTGGAGAAACGTCAAACTTAC GGTTGCTCTAATAATCCTcctcctaataattatttatgttgtGCTGGCTTTTGTTTGCCGTGGGATCACACTACCTTCATGCCTAAAATGA